One window from the genome of Treponema sp. OMZ 838 encodes:
- a CDS encoding PolC-type DNA polymerase III, with protein MTSYDWLAAVYDTAAFIAFDTETTGLDPASGRIVEIGAVKFDRCGVIARYNVLINPKMPMPEEAGKVNGITDEMLKDKPLIADVFPDFFDFIGTGVLVAHNAPFDINYVNAELKRAGKSPLTNKAIDTRIFAKEVFPGLSSYALQDLAVQFGITALEAHRAEDDARVCMELFEKILSRFLKNNPELVEKIRAETDAASLLAPETEQKEKDYSRSLF; from the coding sequence ATGACGAGTTATGATTGGTTGGCTGCCGTATACGACACGGCAGCCTTTATCGCTTTTGATACCGAAACGACCGGACTTGATCCTGCATCGGGGCGTATCGTCGAAATCGGTGCGGTAAAGTTCGACCGGTGCGGTGTTATTGCCCGGTACAATGTGCTTATCAATCCCAAAATGCCGATGCCGGAAGAAGCAGGCAAGGTCAACGGAATCACCGATGAGATGCTGAAGGATAAGCCGCTGATAGCCGATGTCTTTCCCGACTTTTTCGATTTTATCGGCACCGGTGTTTTAGTTGCGCATAATGCTCCGTTTGACATAAACTATGTTAATGCGGAGTTAAAGCGCGCCGGAAAATCTCCTTTAACCAATAAAGCCATCGATACGCGAATATTTGCAAAGGAAGTATTTCCCGGACTTTCCAGCTATGCATTGCAGGATCTTGCCGTGCAGTTCGGCATTACAGCGCTGGAAGCTCACCGAGCCGAAGACGATGCCCGCGTCTGCATGGAGCTTTTTGAAAAGATTTTAAGCAGATTTTTAAAAAACAATCCCGAACTGGTAGAAAAAATCCGTGCAGAAACGGATGCTGCAAGCCTGTTAGCCCCCGAAACGGAGCAAAAAGAGAAAGATTATTCACGGAGTTTATTTTGA
- a CDS encoding phospho-sugar mutase yields MDSSTILAYAKQYMAEETDPTFIKEVEALVTKNDEKELFDRFYRQLEFGTGGLRGIIGGGTNRMNPMVIKKATQGLADYIIETFPEKAKKGQLKAVIAHDSRRYSDVFAEATALIFAANGFTVYLFSALRPTPELSYAIRELGCDTGVVVTASHNPPQYNGYKAYWNDGAQVIPPHDKGIIDKVNTVKKVNMMNRDEAIKSGKLIIIDKEIDEKYWASVKAKLHRGNLIKEMSKSVKIVYTPLHGTGAMHVEKVLGDMGFNIITVPEQRQPDGNFPTVSYPNPEDPAALKMAIELAEKEGADILMATDPDADRFASAVKDANGKMHLITGNQMGALFTDYLCLTAKEFGVMPAKPAIVRSIVTSHLCDRIAKGYGVEAFECLTGFKWICNKADEISKQGYHYIYGFEESYGYNFGMEIRDKDGIAASALCAEMSLYWRKQGKSLLERLDELFMQYGCFYETTINKVFPGAEGVEIMKNMMIKLRTSALKDIAGVKVLTIRDIDQSCSYNPLTPDKKETVDLPVSNVLQYYLEDGTIISVRPSGTEPKIKFYIIHPQPVQGKDVAAAQTKAEQQVKIFAQALDTLV; encoded by the coding sequence ATGGATAGTAGTACCATTCTGGCTTATGCAAAGCAGTATATGGCGGAAGAAACCGATCCGACATTCATAAAAGAAGTGGAAGCACTCGTTACAAAGAACGATGAGAAAGAGCTGTTTGACCGCTTCTACCGTCAATTGGAATTCGGAACCGGCGGTTTGCGCGGGATTATCGGCGGCGGAACAAACCGGATGAATCCCATGGTGATTAAAAAGGCAACCCAGGGGCTCGCCGACTATATTATCGAAACCTTTCCTGAAAAGGCAAAGAAAGGTCAACTAAAAGCGGTTATCGCGCATGATTCACGCCGCTATTCGGATGTGTTTGCAGAGGCAACCGCACTCATCTTTGCAGCGAATGGTTTTACAGTCTATTTGTTTTCGGCATTACGCCCGACACCGGAGCTTTCCTATGCAATCCGCGAGCTCGGCTGCGATACCGGCGTTGTCGTTACCGCTTCGCACAATCCGCCGCAATATAACGGATACAAAGCCTATTGGAATGATGGAGCGCAAGTTATTCCGCCCCACGATAAGGGCATTATCGACAAGGTAAACACGGTTAAAAAAGTGAACATGATGAACCGTGACGAAGCGATTAAGAGCGGGAAACTCATCATCATCGATAAAGAAATAGACGAAAAATATTGGGCGAGCGTTAAGGCCAAGCTGCATCGTGGTAATCTTATTAAAGAGATGTCCAAGTCCGTAAAAATTGTCTACACACCGCTGCACGGTACCGGTGCGATGCATGTCGAGAAAGTGCTTGGCGATATGGGCTTTAACATCATCACCGTACCCGAACAGCGCCAGCCGGATGGAAATTTTCCGACGGTGAGCTATCCTAACCCCGAAGACCCTGCTGCGCTTAAAATGGCGATTGAATTAGCGGAAAAAGAAGGCGCAGATATTTTAATGGCAACCGACCCCGATGCAGACCGTTTTGCCTCAGCGGTAAAAGATGCCAACGGAAAGATGCATCTTATTACCGGTAACCAGATGGGAGCTCTTTTTACCGACTATCTCTGCCTGACTGCAAAAGAATTCGGCGTTATGCCGGCAAAACCCGCTATTGTTCGTTCCATTGTAACGTCCCATCTGTGTGATCGCATCGCAAAAGGTTACGGAGTTGAAGCCTTTGAATGTCTAACCGGTTTTAAATGGATCTGCAATAAGGCTGATGAAATTTCCAAACAAGGGTATCACTATATTTATGGTTTTGAAGAAAGCTACGGCTATAATTTCGGGATGGAAATCCGCGATAAAGACGGAATTGCAGCTTCCGCACTTTGTGCCGAAATGTCGCTCTATTGGCGTAAACAAGGAAAGAGCTTGTTAGAGCGTTTAGACGAACTCTTTATGCAGTACGGCTGTTTCTACGAAACAACCATCAACAAGGTATTCCCCGGTGCGGAAGGTGTAGAAATTATGAAAAATATGATGATAAAGCTTCGCACTTCCGCGTTAAAGGATATTGCCGGTGTAAAGGTTCTCACCATCCGCGATATCGATCAATCATGTTCCTACAACCCGCTTACTCCCGATAAGAAAGAAACGGTAGATCTTCCGGTAAGCAATGTGCTGCAGTATTATCTTGAAGACGGAACAATTATCAGTGTCCGTCCGAGCGGTACCGAACCCAAGATCAAGTTTTATATCATCCATCCGCAGCCGGTACAGGGTAAGGATGTTGCCGCTGCCCAGACCAAAGCAGAACAGCAGGTTAAAATTTTTGCTCAAGCATTGGACACTCTTGTCTAA
- a CDS encoding penicillin-binding protein 1A, whose amino-acid sequence MRGRTVFLYIYLIIVFTVLVAGSAMLGYLLAETAAVKQSEQFTAFNPDLPTRILDIRGDLITEFSSNEKREIIKFEQIPPALINALLVREDRSFYRHRGFTLKAIFRAVIGKLTRKTLGGGSTITQQIAGLLYCDRTDMSISRKIKELWWAVQMERRYSKDEILELYLNKVYFGGGTYGVSAACRFYFGHSVAEITPAEAAILVIQLSNPAYYNPFEYPNRVQERQGYILDEMVRLGYLSKEERDESYDEYWAHFDYTRTASSAWFNREDKARWFSEYVRRQLETMMYGTMDFYSDGYIVHTTCDLRHQAAAEKEMGDYIRIANSRVRNTRSHRFAQSELYSNITALVSLAFNIPALHIDSERVQAKTLSYYRSDLNPIVDMAAMLFGLNNLKITGTKSTAKVQDELARKTVEGTLICLENNTGYITALVGGSKFDESNQIIRATQGRLQPGSSFKPLLYSAAFDTKLITPATVLEDTPQVFQNQSGVPYIPNNYAGHWQGTVLAWRALAKSLNIPAIKVLDTIGFDAAITRSAALLGITDQDEIDRTFPRLYPLALGVISVAPVQMAKAFAIFGNQGRRVDPIAIRTVENRNGTIVMDPERDLRLEQRRRGTAMQVISPQNAYLMTSVLQKTITAGTLMTASGSGSKFRFKDKKTGKYFSMPIAGKTGTTQNWSDAWAIGYSPYYTAAVWFGYDKGGQSLGLDNTGAMLAGPPWANFMKSIHEDMPYRDFIRPETGLTTVSVCSKSGMLQTPYCDEGTVPLYFLSGTEPTEACTYHEANNVLLEIAKDRLRKSNYSTGQAPVDIIKTDVLIDPRIFEDPEPSKQRRTGNTSYTVDPFTTDELTVPSGNILESDPLLRSGEDNSSTELQVPTPQQEQNTQNPATQPGQTPGTSGATNTTNPPIPQTHLGTIDEGTPLPSFPPLESEPAGTESETQEQNNGTIQGEGINPWL is encoded by the coding sequence ATGCGCGGACGCACCGTCTTTTTATATATTTATCTTATTATTGTTTTTACCGTGCTTGTTGCAGGTTCAGCGATGCTGGGCTACTTACTGGCAGAAACGGCTGCCGTAAAGCAAAGTGAACAATTTACGGCTTTTAATCCCGACTTACCGACCCGGATACTTGATATACGCGGGGATTTGATTACCGAATTCTCTTCCAACGAAAAACGGGAGATTATTAAATTCGAGCAGATACCGCCGGCCTTGATCAATGCGCTCCTTGTACGCGAAGACCGCAGCTTTTATCGGCACCGCGGCTTTACCTTAAAAGCAATTTTCCGTGCCGTTATCGGAAAACTTACCCGTAAGACACTCGGCGGCGGAAGTACTATTACACAGCAAATCGCAGGTCTCTTGTACTGTGACCGTACCGATATGAGTATTTCGCGAAAGATTAAAGAACTGTGGTGGGCGGTTCAAATGGAACGCCGGTACTCGAAAGACGAAATCCTCGAACTCTATTTGAACAAAGTATATTTCGGCGGAGGTACCTACGGCGTAAGCGCTGCCTGCCGTTTTTATTTCGGACATTCCGTCGCGGAAATCACCCCTGCGGAAGCGGCGATACTGGTTATTCAGCTGTCAAACCCCGCCTATTACAATCCTTTTGAATATCCGAACCGTGTGCAGGAACGTCAAGGTTATATTCTCGACGAGATGGTGCGGCTCGGTTATCTCTCCAAAGAGGAACGGGACGAGTCCTACGATGAGTATTGGGCTCATTTCGATTACACCCGCACCGCTTCGTCCGCATGGTTTAACCGTGAAGATAAAGCCCGCTGGTTTTCCGAATATGTACGCCGCCAGCTTGAAACGATGATGTACGGCACAATGGATTTTTATTCCGATGGATATATCGTACATACCACTTGCGACCTGCGGCATCAAGCAGCAGCTGAAAAAGAGATGGGAGACTATATCCGCATTGCCAATAGCCGCGTAAGGAATACCCGTTCGCACCGATTTGCACAGAGCGAACTGTACAGCAACATTACTGCACTGGTTTCGCTTGCCTTTAATATTCCGGCACTCCATATCGATTCCGAACGGGTACAGGCAAAAACCCTTTCCTACTACCGCAGTGATTTAAATCCTATTGTTGACATGGCAGCAATGCTTTTCGGTTTAAACAACCTCAAAATTACCGGCACAAAAAGTACGGCAAAAGTTCAAGATGAGCTCGCAAGAAAAACGGTTGAAGGAACTCTCATCTGTTTGGAAAATAATACCGGATACATTACGGCGCTTGTCGGCGGAAGTAAATTCGATGAATCGAATCAGATAATCAGGGCAACTCAGGGACGTCTGCAACCGGGAAGCTCTTTTAAGCCGCTTTTATATTCTGCAGCCTTCGACACTAAATTGATTACGCCGGCAACCGTGCTGGAAGATACGCCGCAAGTATTCCAAAACCAGAGCGGTGTCCCATATATTCCCAACAACTATGCAGGGCATTGGCAGGGCACTGTTCTCGCATGGCGGGCGCTGGCAAAATCACTGAACATTCCTGCAATTAAAGTACTCGATACAATCGGCTTCGATGCTGCGATTACCCGCTCTGCTGCGCTGCTCGGTATCACCGATCAGGATGAAATAGACCGTACATTCCCGCGGCTGTATCCGCTCGCGCTCGGCGTTATCAGTGTTGCTCCCGTTCAGATGGCAAAGGCGTTTGCTATCTTTGGAAACCAAGGACGAAGGGTTGATCCTATTGCCATCCGTACCGTAGAAAACCGCAATGGTACAATTGTGATGGATCCCGAACGGGATTTACGGCTGGAACAGCGGCGGAGGGGAACTGCGATGCAAGTTATCAGCCCCCAAAACGCCTATCTTATGACATCGGTACTACAGAAAACGATTACCGCAGGAACACTTATGACTGCTTCCGGCAGCGGATCAAAATTCCGCTTTAAGGATAAAAAAACCGGTAAGTATTTTTCCATGCCTATTGCAGGTAAAACCGGTACGACCCAAAACTGGTCGGATGCATGGGCGATCGGTTACTCTCCATATTATACCGCTGCAGTTTGGTTCGGATATGACAAGGGAGGTCAGTCGTTGGGACTCGACAATACCGGTGCAATGCTTGCAGGGCCTCCGTGGGCAAACTTTATGAAGTCGATTCATGAAGATATGCCGTACCGGGATTTTATCCGGCCTGAAACAGGATTAACCACTGTGTCGGTTTGTTCAAAATCCGGTATGCTGCAAACGCCTTATTGCGATGAGGGTACTGTGCCGCTCTACTTTTTATCCGGCACCGAACCGACGGAGGCTTGTACCTATCATGAAGCCAATAATGTATTGCTGGAAATTGCAAAAGACCGTCTGCGCAAAAGTAATTACAGTACCGGTCAAGCGCCTGTTGACATTATTAAAACGGATGTACTCATTGACCCGCGTATTTTTGAAGACCCTGAACCGAGCAAGCAAAGGCGGACAGGAAATACCTCTTATACGGTAGATCCGTTTACAACCGATGAACTTACAGTACCCTCCGGCAACATTTTGGAATCCGATCCGTTGTTGCGTTCAGGTGAAGATAATTCTTCAACGGAGCTGCAGGTGCCTACTCCGCAACAAGAGCAAAATACACAAAATCCGGCAACTCAACCGGGACAGACTCCGGGCACCTCAGGAGCAACCAATACGACTAATCCTCCGATTCCTCAAACGCATTTGGGAACCATTGATGAGGGAACCCCGTTGCCGTCTTTCCCGCCTCTAGAATCTGAACCTGCCGGTACCGAATCCGAAACACAGGAACAGAACAACGGCACGATACAGGGTGAAGGCATCAACCCGTGGCTATAG
- a CDS encoding cytidine/deoxycytidylate deaminase family protein codes for MSEEPYVRPTWDEYFMEVCRAIAKRATCDRGRSGCVIARDNQLLVTGYVGAPRGLPHCDDVGHQFKKVQHEDGSVSQHCVRTVHAEQNAICQAAKRGISIDGATLYCKMTPCRTCAMLIINCGIKRVIAEKRYHDSADSIEMFKQAGVTLEHLSDTIEEYQGQ; via the coding sequence ATGAGTGAAGAACCGTATGTCCGCCCGACATGGGACGAATACTTTATGGAAGTCTGCCGTGCAATTGCAAAGCGTGCAACCTGCGACCGCGGCAGATCCGGCTGCGTTATTGCACGGGATAACCAGCTCTTAGTTACCGGCTATGTCGGTGCCCCGCGCGGATTACCGCATTGCGATGATGTCGGACATCAATTTAAAAAGGTGCAGCACGAAGACGGCTCTGTAAGTCAACACTGCGTCCGCACCGTTCATGCAGAGCAAAATGCAATTTGCCAAGCAGCAAAACGGGGTATCAGCATCGACGGCGCAACACTCTACTGCAAAATGACCCCATGCCGAACATGTGCAATGCTGATTATCAACTGCGGTATAAAACGGGTGATCGCCGAAAAACGCTACCACGATAGCGCCGACTCAATCGAGATGTTCAAACAGGCGGGAGTTACCCTTGAGCATTTGAGTGATACTATTGAAGAATATCAAGGCCAATAG
- a CDS encoding threonine synthase, translated as MQPSISFYNVKDPSVCIPLEMLLKINDEEGGNYIPRQIPILPDSLIYKNPPPSFRDVAFEVFRSFFRDVIPESDLYTLIARAFPFRVPVFPIDPRTYIIELTHGDGGSYTDFGARFTAQLVDYFYQRSGKPVHILFAGTECETLSLAKAFSEFEDIHATFLYPKDPKDAFQPMIKQQFLLLPEHIHIFGVNGSLADCKAMVQETAADADIAGSMELFIPHAVHIGYLLSQVCCCMYAALAVLSRAGYDNNIERPQLIIGTPLKQPNALNAAVLAKEMGAPINGCITTVNAACRIPEKDYEEECKRFRMLYAHSAPERCAPEVALFRFNQDSVLEAMRDCKDRTGCIISPDIATVWQGWNAVRNGSVIADEHNSIESLCMNTGSLPRWVSDEHTVHSCITIIPEITHPVFHSEAVRTATGIYPSVPTYLKYNPQITDEPTLECSSAKDLKEWLLSLV; from the coding sequence ATGCAACCGTCCATATCTTTTTATAATGTGAAAGACCCGTCCGTATGCATTCCTTTAGAGATGCTGTTAAAAATAAACGATGAAGAAGGGGGAAATTATATTCCCCGGCAGATACCGATTTTACCCGATTCGCTGATATATAAAAACCCGCCGCCTTCCTTTCGCGATGTTGCATTTGAAGTGTTCCGATCCTTTTTTCGGGATGTTATTCCCGAATCCGATTTATACACCCTTATTGCACGCGCATTTCCTTTCAGGGTTCCGGTATTTCCGATTGATCCCCGTACTTATATCATTGAACTTACCCATGGAGACGGCGGATCGTATACCGATTTCGGCGCGCGGTTTACTGCACAGCTGGTCGATTATTTCTATCAGCGCAGCGGGAAGCCGGTGCATATTCTTTTTGCAGGGACGGAGTGTGAAACGCTTTCGCTTGCAAAAGCATTTTCCGAGTTTGAAGATATTCATGCAACTTTTTTATATCCTAAAGATCCGAAAGATGCTTTTCAGCCCATGATAAAACAGCAATTTCTTTTACTTCCCGAACACATACATATCTTTGGTGTCAACGGCTCTCTGGCTGACTGTAAAGCAATGGTTCAAGAAACGGCAGCAGATGCTGATATTGCCGGCTCGATGGAGCTTTTTATTCCTCATGCAGTGCATATCGGCTATCTGTTATCGCAGGTGTGTTGCTGTATGTATGCTGCATTAGCGGTACTTTCACGAGCCGGTTATGATAACAATATTGAACGGCCGCAGTTGATTATCGGTACTCCGTTGAAGCAGCCGAATGCTCTCAATGCTGCCGTACTTGCAAAAGAGATGGGCGCGCCCATAAACGGTTGTATTACGACAGTTAATGCTGCTTGCCGTATTCCTGAAAAAGACTACGAAGAAGAATGTAAACGCTTTAGAATGCTGTATGCACACAGCGCTCCGGAAAGATGCGCCCCGGAGGTTGCCTTATTTCGGTTTAATCAAGATTCCGTGTTAGAGGCAATGCGAGACTGTAAAGATCGAACAGGTTGTATTATCAGTCCCGATATTGCGACTGTATGGCAGGGGTGGAACGCGGTAAGAAACGGTTCGGTAATAGCGGATGAACATAATTCTATTGAAAGTCTTTGTATGAATACCGGTTCGCTGCCCCGTTGGGTATCCGATGAACACACTGTTCATTCTTGTATCACGATTATCCCGGAAATAACACATCCCGTGTTCCACTCCGAAGCAGTTAGAACGGCAACGGGAATATACCCATCAGTACCTACTTACTTAAAATATAATCCCCAAATAACAGATGAGCCGACACTGGAATGTTCATCCGCAAAAGATTTGAAAGAGTGGCTTTTGTCTCTCGTCTAA
- a CDS encoding tetratricopeptide repeat protein — protein MFKLYIDYFKSKIKNLRKPKEEIPIDYEEIVEEQWQADFSKPENCRFAAETGDGYTAAFTPPEPTGNNTGGITLEAQRKHLYAWTVNPVFRYKDVIIEADMRLPEPAKKPDGQDTPTDKAGGFAAGILFRYISQSTFYALMISDAGWVRLDAVVNSTPMPLLGWVKIPGSAHPDIDHHSSDHSDPDQSYSDHSNHKEETDTKRAYSIKLIANNTTITILINGHWVACCEDDTIQAAGKIAFAIQNWETYPQVTAQLSRFSLNSIPMTVETAYTEANEFSAVPPDARISLAKTLYAMGRYVPALLQLRAAARLKEPEEADRILAGRIYFAQRMLDEAEREFQSVLEANPSNEEAFAELGGIYYRAERYEDLQHLLQKVPKPMMSQSSFLSNLEGHLFHALGKHEESAEAYRRAFTINPDQGLFAFHQANELYDCGKKPEAVDAYMQAARAFLQQEAYDDLAEVITILERIAPNDPRTLSIAGKYAYAVGRYDDALLKLKTACKKGSEDSADWYLYGLLLKTDEPKEAVKAFKKACTLEPEYGLYQFRLAEALYLSNGKYQPALEQALAADPHNGWVHNLRALAALRENDIEQAEAAVAEARRLLPDEVSLLVNYLEVQRRKGQLAKCLPLFDIENGTADLAVERNRAAAFHALANAFADDDSREEAQQWYYKALKLDPKNPELLTDKAENDYALFLLNEADDGLVKALDIQPSVRIYQLIASISVQKGDYARAEVTLRTGLEAFADSADLHYDLACVYRNTKRFEQAQAQVVQLKRYETSERVDALERALVQDTGATAQPASEPKAEQKPKRTASAKKTSRASKSAADVEEPVSSTKTKKRTSAKSAAGEEEADATKPATGTKTKKAASAKSAADAKATARTKSAVSKKRTAATEPAAEETADAKTEKAAVKKPRTKKTSG, from the coding sequence ATGTTCAAACTTTACATCGATTATTTTAAAAGTAAGATTAAAAATCTGCGAAAGCCTAAAGAAGAAATTCCAATTGATTACGAAGAAATCGTTGAAGAACAATGGCAGGCAGATTTTTCCAAGCCTGAGAACTGCCGCTTTGCTGCCGAAACGGGTGACGGATATACGGCAGCTTTTACGCCGCCTGAGCCTACCGGAAACAATACGGGCGGCATCACGCTCGAAGCGCAGCGGAAGCATCTCTATGCGTGGACGGTCAATCCGGTATTCCGCTATAAGGATGTGATTATCGAAGCCGATATGCGTTTGCCGGAGCCGGCAAAAAAGCCGGACGGACAGGACACACCAACCGATAAGGCGGGAGGATTCGCTGCCGGAATCCTGTTCCGTTATATCAGCCAGAGTACCTTTTACGCACTGATGATCTCCGATGCGGGATGGGTACGGCTCGATGCAGTCGTCAACAGCACTCCGATGCCCCTCCTAGGCTGGGTAAAAATCCCCGGCTCCGCTCATCCCGATATCGATCATCATAGTTCAGATCACTCCGATCCAGATCAGTCCTATTCAGACCATTCAAATCATAAAGAAGAGACGGATACAAAACGTGCGTACTCAATCAAACTGATCGCGAATAATACGACTATCACTATTTTGATAAACGGCCATTGGGTTGCCTGCTGCGAGGATGACACCATTCAGGCAGCGGGAAAAATTGCCTTTGCAATTCAAAACTGGGAAACCTACCCGCAGGTTACCGCGCAGCTTTCCCGCTTTTCGTTAAACTCCATCCCGATGACGGTAGAAACGGCATACACGGAAGCAAACGAATTTTCCGCGGTGCCGCCGGATGCCCGCATCAGTCTTGCAAAAACGCTCTACGCGATGGGGCGGTATGTTCCTGCCCTGCTCCAGCTCCGGGCTGCAGCACGGTTAAAGGAACCGGAAGAAGCGGATCGGATACTGGCAGGCCGCATTTATTTTGCACAGCGGATGCTTGACGAAGCCGAGCGGGAATTTCAATCGGTCTTGGAAGCGAATCCTTCCAACGAGGAAGCCTTTGCGGAGCTTGGCGGCATTTACTATCGGGCTGAACGGTATGAAGATTTACAGCATTTACTGCAAAAAGTTCCGAAGCCGATGATGTCGCAATCCTCCTTCCTTTCAAACCTTGAAGGACATTTATTCCATGCCTTGGGCAAGCACGAAGAATCGGCAGAAGCATACCGGCGGGCGTTTACAATCAATCCCGATCAGGGGCTTTTTGCCTTCCATCAGGCGAATGAACTCTACGATTGCGGGAAAAAGCCGGAAGCGGTAGATGCATATATGCAGGCTGCGCGCGCATTTTTACAGCAGGAAGCCTACGATGACCTTGCGGAAGTTATTACGATATTGGAACGTATAGCGCCGAATGATCCCCGAACGCTTTCGATTGCCGGAAAATATGCTTACGCAGTGGGCAGATACGATGATGCTTTGCTCAAATTAAAAACGGCATGCAAAAAAGGTTCGGAAGATTCCGCTGACTGGTACCTGTACGGACTGCTGCTCAAAACAGATGAACCGAAAGAGGCGGTCAAAGCATTCAAAAAAGCATGTACCCTTGAACCGGAGTACGGATTATATCAGTTCCGGCTGGCGGAAGCACTCTATTTAAGTAATGGAAAATATCAGCCGGCATTGGAACAAGCGCTTGCCGCCGATCCGCACAACGGTTGGGTGCACAATTTACGTGCATTAGCAGCATTGCGCGAAAACGATATTGAACAGGCGGAAGCGGCAGTCGCGGAAGCGCGCAGGCTACTGCCCGATGAAGTATCCCTGTTGGTAAACTACCTTGAAGTACAACGCAGAAAGGGGCAACTTGCAAAGTGTCTGCCGCTCTTCGATATTGAAAACGGAACCGCCGATCTTGCTGTGGAGCGGAATCGGGCGGCAGCGTTCCATGCCTTAGCGAATGCATTTGCCGACGACGATTCCCGCGAAGAAGCGCAGCAGTGGTATTATAAGGCATTAAAACTCGATCCGAAAAATCCTGAGCTTCTCACCGATAAGGCTGAAAACGACTATGCGCTCTTCCTTCTCAACGAGGCCGATGACGGTTTGGTTAAGGCGCTCGATATTCAGCCGTCCGTCCGGATATATCAGCTGATTGCATCCATATCCGTTCAAAAAGGCGACTATGCCCGTGCGGAGGTAACATTGCGAACCGGACTTGAAGCCTTTGCCGACAGTGCCGACCTGCACTACGACCTTGCCTGTGTGTACCGCAACACAAAACGGTTCGAGCAGGCACAAGCACAGGTTGTACAGCTTAAACGGTACGAAACGTCGGAACGTGTCGATGCGCTTGAACGAGCCCTCGTGCAGGATACCGGGGCAACCGCTCAGCCTGCCTCAGAGCCAAAAGCTGAACAAAAGCCCAAGAGAACAGCCTCGGCAAAAAAAACAAGCAGAGCTTCCAAATCTGCCGCGGATGTAGAAGAACCTGTTAGCAGCACCAAGACAAAAAAAAGGACAAGCGCCAAGTCTGCTGCAGGCGAAGAAGAAGCGGACGCAACAAAACCCGCTACCGGTACCAAGACAAAAAAAGCTGCATCTGCTAAGTCTGCTGCGGATGCAAAGGCAACCGCAAGAACCAAGTCCGCTGTAAGCAAAAAAAGAACGGCAGCGACTGAGCCTGCCGCAGAAGAAACGGCCGATGCAAAAACCGAAAAAGCAGCGGTAAAAAAGCCCCGAACAAAAAAAACATCCGGCTAG